From Pseudobdellovibrio exovorus JSS, a single genomic window includes:
- the arfB gene encoding alternative ribosome rescue aminoacyl-tRNA hydrolase ArfB gives MKFIIPWNEIEISVTRSSGAGGQHVNRTNSAVQLRFSISKSLVLSDLQKQRVLKKLSHRLVQEDEILLRIEDERDQKSNKQKAYEYLNKLISDALIVPKKRIPTKPKKSSVQKRLDSKKKQSEIKRNRSEKIKW, from the coding sequence ATGAAGTTTATTATCCCTTGGAATGAAATTGAGATTTCTGTCACCCGCTCTTCAGGGGCGGGCGGACAGCATGTTAACCGCACCAACTCAGCGGTCCAATTAAGATTTTCTATTTCAAAGTCTTTAGTACTGAGTGATCTTCAGAAACAAAGAGTATTAAAAAAGTTATCCCATCGACTCGTGCAGGAAGATGAAATTTTGCTGCGTATTGAAGATGAACGTGACCAAAAAAGCAATAAACAGAAGGCTTATGAGTATCTTAATAAATTAATCTCGGATGCCCTCATTGTACCGAAAAAGCGTATCCCCACTAAACCTAAAAAAAGCTCAGTGCAGAAGCGCCTCGATAGCAAGAAAAAGCAGAGCGAAATTAAAAGAAATCGCTCTGAAAAAATTAAGTGGTAA
- a CDS encoding sulfite exporter TauE/SafE family protein encodes MSDFSILPILLTGLFIAVVHAMIPTHWLPFVMASRTQKWSWSKTQSILLIAGFGHVIMTTLLGAVIFVLGLGVYHSRIQTYFITIASASIALFGLYQIYQYKRGYKHSHCEDNHDHNHQDDLKRKSRDGWAILSLLSLLTFSPCESFLPVYLSAVSYGWKGFVLLSLVLAVGTLGTMLGFTWLSAKTIERYKMHWLEEHEKLVSGVGLIILAIVLFVIEQSHVI; translated from the coding sequence ATGAGTGATTTCAGTATATTGCCAATTCTTTTAACGGGTCTCTTTATTGCAGTTGTACACGCGATGATACCAACTCATTGGCTGCCTTTTGTTATGGCATCTCGCACACAAAAGTGGTCATGGTCCAAGACACAATCCATCCTGCTGATTGCGGGTTTCGGTCATGTGATTATGACCACATTGCTCGGAGCTGTGATTTTCGTTTTAGGATTGGGAGTTTATCACAGCCGTATTCAGACCTACTTTATTACGATTGCTAGCGCCTCAATAGCCTTGTTTGGTCTGTATCAGATCTATCAATACAAACGTGGCTATAAGCACAGCCACTGTGAAGATAATCACGACCATAATCATCAAGATGATTTAAAACGTAAATCGCGGGATGGTTGGGCAATTTTAAGTTTGCTCTCTCTCTTGACGTTTTCGCCTTGCGAAAGTTTTTTGCCTGTCTACTTAAGTGCTGTTAGCTACGGGTGGAAAGGTTTTGTATTGCTGAGCTTGGTTTTGGCTGTGGGAACACTGGGAACTATGCTGGGATTTACATGGTTATCAGCTAAAACAATCGAGCGCTACAAAATGCACTGGCTAGAAGAACATGAAAAACTGGTTTCTGGCGTCGGACTTATCATTTTAGCAATAGTTTTATTTGTTATCGAACAGTCGCATGTAATATAG
- a CDS encoding RNA methyltransferase, which produces MNDCSYFPQCRGCTHWDKPYAEQQALKIQNLRDLIVQHELPHCEIEFLSCGESQLRHRVDFTVQYDEVTQKHIFGFYNQNKQLLDIQKCLQMAPSLQSIYSEFTSLPFFYKGDIPIKKGSVRLRVSPHGQKGCWLDFSNVEIKELLDDQILLQKLLDSDFFVEIGQKGKSLIRLNGNLKLADPQPRSWFQTYDRYGQPISMQGLISDFTQPSWESASLLVQITNQWLHEFSKNQTSTILEFGSGLGQFTLSFLKSGHRVTACEVDQSSSQNLSLHAAHLGLSDRLQIHVADFHRKSIVDTMPIQQTDSSIYEWAFVNPARSGLKKFTEQVIASSADYIIYVSCYPQSMATDIQQLSSCYDLIDLKIVDQFPQTDHYESVALLKRQHHGFKE; this is translated from the coding sequence ATGAACGATTGCTCATATTTCCCTCAATGTCGTGGTTGTACGCACTGGGACAAACCCTATGCTGAACAACAGGCCTTAAAAATACAGAATCTACGGGATCTTATCGTTCAACACGAACTTCCTCATTGTGAAATTGAGTTCTTAAGTTGCGGCGAATCTCAGCTACGCCATCGTGTCGACTTCACTGTTCAATATGATGAAGTGACTCAGAAACACATCTTTGGCTTTTATAATCAGAATAAGCAACTTTTGGATATTCAAAAATGCCTGCAAATGGCCCCGAGCCTACAGTCCATCTACTCGGAATTTACAAGCCTTCCTTTTTTCTACAAAGGTGACATTCCTATCAAAAAAGGATCTGTCCGACTGCGAGTCAGTCCTCATGGTCAAAAAGGATGCTGGCTTGACTTTTCGAATGTCGAAATCAAAGAGCTTTTAGATGACCAAATATTATTACAAAAACTTTTAGATTCAGATTTTTTTGTTGAGATCGGCCAAAAAGGAAAGTCGTTAATTAGACTAAATGGGAATTTAAAGCTAGCTGATCCTCAACCTCGAAGCTGGTTTCAAACTTACGATAGATATGGCCAGCCGATTTCGATGCAAGGTCTGATCTCGGATTTTACACAACCCTCATGGGAAAGTGCCTCTTTACTGGTTCAAATTACGAATCAATGGCTGCATGAATTCTCTAAAAACCAAACATCAACTATTTTGGAATTTGGCAGTGGGCTAGGACAGTTTACTTTGTCATTTTTAAAATCTGGCCATCGCGTTACCGCCTGCGAAGTGGATCAATCCTCATCACAGAATCTATCTTTGCATGCAGCACATTTAGGTCTTAGTGACAGGTTACAAATTCATGTGGCTGACTTCCACCGGAAATCCATTGTCGATACGATGCCCATTCAACAGACGGATTCATCTATCTACGAATGGGCTTTTGTAAACCCTGCAAGATCGGGATTGAAAAAATTCACAGAACAAGTCATTGCATCTTCTGCAGATTATATTATTTATGTTTCTTGCTATCCACAAAGTATGGCTACAGATATTCAACAGTTGAGTTCATGTTATGATTTAATTGATTTGAAAATAGTCGACCAGTTTCCACAGACAGATCATTATGAAAGCGTAGCTTTATTGAAGCGTCAGCATCATGGATTTAAAGAATAA
- the ttcA gene encoding tRNA 2-thiocytidine(32) synthetase TtcA, with the protein MTPTIPKVNRQHPLAVKIRKQITQALAEFNMLSNGDKLMVCVSGGKDSSILTILMEEIRKRAEIEFEFEAVMLDQKQPGFDATAYQAWLESEGIKLTILEKDTYSVVTDKIKDGVYCSLCSKMRRAILYDYAFDNKFSKMALGHHRDDVIETTLLNLFYVGQLSTMPPKLRSDDNRNTVVRPMIFVAEKDLSQLATEWGFPIIPCNLCGSQEGMKRQKMKRLIRDLESDIPQLGASFANALQNTKPSHLMDHKLFNFREL; encoded by the coding sequence ATGACACCAACTATCCCAAAAGTGAATCGCCAACACCCTCTTGCTGTTAAAATCCGTAAGCAAATCACACAGGCCTTGGCTGAATTCAACATGCTCAGTAATGGCGACAAATTAATGGTCTGCGTGTCCGGCGGAAAAGACTCTTCAATTCTGACCATTCTTATGGAAGAAATTAGAAAAAGAGCCGAAATCGAGTTTGAATTCGAAGCGGTCATGCTGGATCAAAAACAACCCGGCTTTGATGCCACAGCTTATCAAGCATGGTTAGAATCCGAAGGCATTAAACTGACGATCTTAGAAAAAGACACCTACTCTGTAGTGACTGATAAAATTAAAGATGGTGTCTATTGCTCTTTGTGTTCAAAAATGCGCCGAGCTATTCTTTACGATTATGCTTTTGACAATAAGTTTTCTAAAATGGCTTTAGGACATCACCGCGATGATGTGATCGAAACAACTTTATTGAATCTTTTCTATGTTGGGCAACTATCAACAATGCCTCCGAAGTTACGCTCGGATGACAATCGCAATACTGTTGTTCGTCCTATGATTTTTGTAGCTGAAAAAGATTTATCCCAGCTCGCGACCGAATGGGGTTTCCCTATCATCCCTTGCAACCTTTGCGGCTCACAAGAAGGTATGAAACGTCAAAAAATGAAGAGATTGATTCGCGATCTAGAAAGTGACATTCCCCAATTGGGAGCCTCTTTTGCGAATGCTTTACAGAACACCAAACCAAGTCACCTGATGGACCATAAACTTTTTAACTTTAGGGAATTATGA
- a CDS encoding S8 family serine peptidase → MKVKWKRQAESNRYSLLGAAVFSIILLLQFNNCGGQLNSQFQESLQGNSSLAANTQLNTPVNPSNPYYLQCISSSDAAKINSSLSQSVKMNGLAVDSKITSLDWQQDEDLIVTLDNSCVVEKDFSDPILSYIDSQDIQTQRPYTVYTIKKEKVKNLKLFIAQALDSECLLSAEKDGLVQIKNVQDPQFSSQRHLSYIGASESFLDTLMSYNSGQLYPVKVAIIDTGIDTTNTDLQSQFARNSSGQIIGHNSTESSNDFLSDSGYHGTHVAGLIGATYKNGLNGSGVYGRNIKIYPVRGSNNGDTFRIADLANAIIWAADQGVDIINLSLGTPTEYSSIKNAISYGISKNIIFVVAAGNEGKLLGSANPQYPAMYSTQFSGLVTVSSIDASTGGLSSFSSYSSTYVDILAPGSNGSTGIASTIPITASNSAGFASRVKYEDGSTGPIQGTSMAAPLVTGVLAAGISMAKSQGITLTNTELKTLLKASAAKSPSYTNFSSSGNSLNLPSFYNHIRNKIYTLSNTTPPPTTSTNYLNITQQPVDRQLLIGENIELNIEATSNNTISYQWYRNNQLILGATSKNYKISGANENSSGAYHVIASTSSDSVKSQTIAVKVALRYCN, encoded by the coding sequence ATGAAAGTTAAATGGAAAAGACAGGCAGAATCTAATCGCTACAGTTTATTGGGAGCGGCTGTTTTTTCTATTATCCTGCTATTGCAATTCAATAATTGCGGCGGCCAACTGAATTCTCAATTTCAAGAAAGCTTACAAGGTAATTCCTCACTGGCCGCAAACACTCAGCTGAACACTCCAGTTAATCCTTCAAATCCTTATTATCTACAGTGTATCTCGTCATCAGATGCAGCTAAAATCAATAGTTCACTAAGCCAATCTGTAAAAATGAATGGCCTTGCTGTCGACAGCAAAATTACCTCTTTAGATTGGCAACAAGATGAAGACCTGATTGTCACTTTAGATAATAGCTGTGTCGTTGAAAAAGATTTTTCAGATCCTATTTTATCTTATATAGACAGCCAAGATATACAAACACAACGTCCCTACACTGTTTACACCATCAAAAAGGAAAAGGTAAAGAATCTAAAACTTTTCATAGCTCAAGCTCTAGATAGCGAATGCCTTCTTTCTGCGGAAAAAGATGGACTTGTACAAATTAAAAATGTTCAAGATCCACAATTCTCATCTCAACGTCATTTAAGTTATATTGGAGCTTCAGAAAGCTTTCTGGATACTTTGATGAGCTACAACTCAGGACAGCTTTATCCTGTAAAGGTCGCTATTATCGATACAGGTATAGATACCACCAATACGGATCTACAGTCCCAGTTCGCCCGCAATTCCAGTGGACAGATCATAGGGCACAACTCAACGGAATCGAGCAATGATTTTTTATCTGACTCTGGCTACCACGGAACTCATGTCGCTGGTCTTATTGGAGCCACTTATAAAAATGGTCTTAATGGATCAGGTGTCTACGGACGCAATATAAAGATATATCCCGTGCGTGGATCGAACAATGGGGATACATTTCGCATCGCTGATCTGGCGAATGCTATCATTTGGGCAGCCGATCAAGGTGTTGATATTATCAATCTAAGCCTTGGCACACCTACAGAGTACAGCTCGATCAAAAATGCGATCAGCTATGGTATCAGTAAAAATATCATCTTCGTTGTCGCCGCAGGAAATGAAGGTAAGCTATTAGGCTCAGCCAATCCTCAATATCCGGCAATGTATTCCACTCAGTTTTCTGGCCTTGTCACAGTTTCTTCAATAGATGCGAGCACTGGTGGTCTTAGTTCTTTTAGTAGTTATTCCTCAACCTATGTGGATATACTAGCACCCGGCAGTAATGGCAGCACAGGTATCGCTTCGACCATTCCCATAACAGCTAGCAACAGCGCTGGATTTGCTTCACGTGTTAAATACGAAGATGGGTCAACAGGACCGATTCAAGGAACATCAATGGCCGCACCTTTAGTTACAGGAGTTTTAGCAGCAGGTATTTCTATGGCTAAATCTCAAGGGATTACTTTGACGAATACAGAATTGAAAACACTTTTAAAAGCAAGTGCCGCAAAAAGCCCTAGCTACACTAATTTTTCATCTTCGGGCAACTCTTTGAATTTACCCTCGTTTTACAACCACATTAGAAATAAAATTTACACTTTGTCTAATACCACGCCTCCACCCACAACGAGCACAAATTATCTGAACATCACTCAGCAACCAGTGGATCGACAACTTCTCATCGGCGAAAACATTGAATTAAACATCGAAGCTACGAGCAATAATACTATCAGCTATCAGTGGTACAGAAATAACCAGCTCATCTTAGGAGCTACGAGCAAAAATTATAAAATTAGCGGAGCAAACGAGAATAGCTCCGGTGCTTACCACGTTATCGCTTCTACATCATCTGACTCAGTTAAAAGTCAGACCATCGCAGTAAAAGTCGCTCTTCGTTACTGTAATTGA
- a CDS encoding aldehyde dehydrogenase family protein, with the protein MNSQQFQELKNTALSFRTESAKERLARLKKITVWIKSHQEEIIEALQKDFKKPRFESIISEIAPVLEDIQHTSQHLKKWMKDKCVSTPSTLFGHSSRIRYENKGVVLIISPWNYPFQLALSPLIPTLAAGNTAVIKPSELTPHTSALIKRLIEDCFPANQVLVELGAKEKTEELMSYNFDHVFFTGSTQVGRIIAKSCAERLIPVTLELGGKSPTIIDETADLDEAAEKIFWGKYINRGQSCIAPDYILVHESVATTFTQKLRLLADSNAASDKALIISERHHQRLQKLARTDRDLNAQTLEVLEIESTSHSIMSEEVFGPVMPVLRYRQLSDLKNLIDTKEKPLALYVFSKKQDNIKWILNNFTSGGVGINSVLMHFANHNLPFGGIGQSGAGRYHGHYGFLELSHQRAVIEQRFLSVTRKLVLPPYTPFKYKLLSWLK; encoded by the coding sequence ATGAACTCACAGCAATTTCAAGAATTAAAAAACACAGCTTTATCCTTCAGAACAGAGTCAGCAAAAGAGCGCCTTGCTCGTTTAAAAAAAATCACAGTTTGGATTAAAAGCCATCAGGAAGAGATCATAGAAGCTCTTCAAAAAGATTTTAAAAAACCTCGCTTTGAAAGCATTATTTCTGAAATCGCTCCAGTCCTTGAAGACATTCAACACACGTCGCAACATCTTAAAAAATGGATGAAAGATAAATGCGTTAGTACTCCCTCGACTCTTTTTGGTCATAGCAGTCGTATTCGCTACGAAAACAAAGGTGTCGTTCTTATTATCTCTCCGTGGAACTATCCATTTCAATTGGCACTCAGCCCACTGATTCCCACATTGGCGGCGGGTAATACGGCTGTTATTAAGCCGTCAGAGTTGACTCCACATACATCAGCCTTAATTAAACGACTTATTGAAGACTGCTTTCCCGCGAATCAAGTCTTAGTCGAATTGGGTGCCAAAGAAAAAACTGAAGAGCTCATGTCTTATAACTTCGACCATGTGTTTTTCACGGGGTCTACTCAAGTTGGACGCATTATCGCGAAGTCATGCGCGGAAAGACTTATTCCTGTTACCCTTGAGTTAGGCGGCAAGTCCCCGACGATTATAGATGAAACTGCGGATCTGGATGAAGCGGCAGAAAAAATCTTCTGGGGAAAATACATTAATCGCGGACAGTCGTGTATCGCTCCGGACTACATTCTTGTGCACGAATCTGTCGCGACCACATTTACACAGAAGCTGCGTCTCTTAGCTGATAGCAATGCTGCCAGCGATAAAGCCCTCATCATCAGTGAGCGCCACCATCAGCGCCTACAAAAACTTGCGCGGACGGATCGTGATTTAAATGCTCAGACATTAGAAGTTTTAGAAATTGAAAGTACATCCCACAGCATCATGTCCGAAGAGGTCTTTGGCCCCGTCATGCCCGTTCTTCGCTATCGCCAACTCAGTGATCTTAAGAATTTAATTGATACTAAGGAAAAACCTTTAGCTCTTTATGTCTTTTCTAAAAAACAAGATAATATCAAATGGATTTTAAATAATTTCACTTCTGGCGGCGTCGGTATCAATTCGGTCCTTATGCACTTTGCAAATCATAATTTGCCATTCGGAGGAATCGGCCAAAGTGGTGCTGGCCGTTACCATGGGCACTATGGGTTTTTAGAGCTGAGCCATCAACGCGCTGTTATTGAGCAGAGGTTCTTATCTGTAACACGTAAGTTGGTTCTACCACCCTACACACCATTTAAATATAAACTCCTAAGCTGGTTAAAGTAA
- the lipB gene encoding lipoyl(octanoyl) transferase LipB: MIESKSTSLQIESSYLGCVEYEKSVGIQQDLLAISQNKKSHYIMGLEHPAVLTLGYRAQLAEEVFGASLPVARSTRGGLATVHSEGQLVIYPVLNLRELGIGVRDYVMLLLQTTQELLRRCGIESQLDDKAVGLYTQKGKIAFCGVQIKNGVSQHGLSLNVRNDLSLFSGLRACGVSHPQFDSMAQHGSTQTLQELYVEWVKIFKNQLNQLQ, from the coding sequence ATGATCGAATCGAAATCTACTAGTTTGCAAATAGAGTCTTCTTATCTTGGCTGTGTTGAGTACGAAAAGTCCGTAGGAATTCAGCAAGATCTATTGGCTATCAGCCAAAATAAAAAGAGCCACTACATTATGGGCTTAGAGCATCCCGCCGTGTTAACTTTAGGATATCGCGCTCAATTAGCAGAAGAAGTTTTTGGAGCTAGTCTTCCTGTGGCGCGTTCGACCCGAGGAGGCTTGGCCACTGTTCACTCGGAAGGGCAGTTGGTGATCTATCCTGTTTTAAATCTGCGCGAGCTGGGGATAGGTGTGCGTGATTACGTGATGTTATTACTTCAGACAACACAGGAGCTTTTGCGACGATGTGGTATTGAGTCTCAGTTAGATGATAAAGCGGTGGGGCTCTATACACAAAAGGGGAAGATTGCGTTTTGTGGTGTGCAGATTAAAAATGGAGTTTCCCAACATGGACTGAGTCTGAATGTCCGTAATGACTTATCCCTATTTTCGGGACTACGGGCTTGCGGCGTATCTCATCCACAGTTTGATTCCATGGCTCAACATGGAAGTACTCAGACATTGCAAGAACTCTATGTCGAGTGGGTTAAAATTTTTAAAAATCAATTGAATCAATTACAGTAA
- a CDS encoding mechanosensitive ion channel family protein, with the protein MNDRFIQSQSLYEILDIETFILILLLGLTAFLFYKFFLKNATPERHQSIKGHLKTLAKYYAIFVGIFLLYRLLYHTHLFAAPTLLRLRPYLGFATFVAGALCFVKSSRLLVLQYLFRGSMRAGVPMLLVNIFSLVLSIVLALWTFSNIFGVQLTPLLATSAAFSIILGLALQDTLGNLFAGISLQIDKTFEIGDWVEVMNSSNKIVGQVKELTWRSTVLVGFSDEMITLPNKLIAQCQVSNFSPEGTPILRSQTIKFPFGTDIPQVLLLLEQAATQISEIRAHPAPLAFVLETNDQGFAVKLIYFIDNYGRQFAIGNKVLTTALDLLSKNGIQTARPSFHVQQQI; encoded by the coding sequence ATGAACGATCGTTTTATTCAGTCTCAATCTCTTTACGAAATCCTCGATATTGAAACCTTCATCCTGATTCTTTTATTAGGACTGACCGCCTTCTTATTTTACAAATTCTTCCTAAAGAATGCGACTCCAGAGCGCCACCAGAGCATCAAGGGACATCTAAAAACTCTGGCGAAATACTACGCTATTTTTGTTGGCATTTTTTTGCTCTACCGCCTGCTTTACCATACCCATTTATTTGCTGCACCAACGCTGCTGAGACTTCGCCCCTATCTGGGATTCGCCACCTTTGTCGCTGGAGCACTTTGTTTCGTTAAATCCAGCCGCCTTCTAGTTTTACAGTATCTTTTCCGCGGCTCTATGCGTGCGGGCGTTCCCATGCTGCTGGTGAATATCTTTTCACTGGTACTATCTATCGTCCTTGCCCTATGGACGTTCAGTAATATCTTTGGAGTTCAACTGACTCCATTATTAGCCACGTCAGCCGCATTCTCTATTATCCTCGGTTTGGCCCTACAGGACACTTTAGGTAATCTGTTCGCCGGTATCTCTTTACAGATCGACAAGACATTTGAAATTGGCGATTGGGTGGAAGTTATGAATTCATCCAATAAAATCGTAGGACAAGTCAAAGAGCTCACTTGGCGTTCAACCGTTCTTGTTGGATTTTCTGACGAAATGATCACTTTACCAAACAAACTAATTGCTCAGTGTCAGGTTTCCAACTTCTCTCCGGAAGGGACTCCCATCCTGAGAAGTCAAACGATCAAATTTCCATTCGGAACAGATATTCCTCAGGTCTTATTGCTGCTAGAACAAGCGGCTACACAGATTTCTGAGATCCGCGCGCATCCTGCCCCATTAGCCTTTGTTCTAGAGACAAATGATCAAGGATTTGCTGTAAAATTGATATACTTCATTGACAATTATGGTCGCCAATTCGCAATAGGAAATAAAGTTTTAACAACAGCTCTTGATTTACTGAGTAAAAATGGTATTCAAACAGCCAGACCTAGTTTTCATGTGCAACAACAAATTTAG
- a CDS encoding PilZ domain-containing protein, with protein MSQAALKKPVGVYIIAFLFLLAPIGNILISFAGSGVKNWHDINVLIPFIQSIPALDWIWLGLLFVTGVLLFRPHKLSWSIAIGTLLLVLCINAYRLFNVDGNSIDPAFLKIFSVLAIICTLSVLVIASYFRFPYLDRRANWFTNVKRFDIRTPAVANGVKATTESISHTGCRLSFEETSEFKKGDILKVKFLEISQAEADAEVVERLEFGARVEFRQLSAEFKQDFERWLKSRT; from the coding sequence ATGAGCCAAGCAGCTTTGAAGAAGCCCGTAGGAGTCTACATAATCGCCTTTTTATTTTTATTAGCTCCGATAGGAAATATCCTGATCAGTTTTGCAGGATCCGGAGTTAAAAACTGGCACGATATAAACGTTTTAATTCCATTTATTCAAAGTATTCCGGCCTTGGATTGGATCTGGTTGGGTTTACTTTTTGTCACAGGAGTTTTGCTCTTTAGGCCACATAAGCTTTCATGGTCTATCGCCATTGGAACATTGCTGTTAGTGTTGTGTATCAATGCTTACCGCCTGTTTAATGTGGATGGGAACTCTATTGACCCTGCATTTTTAAAGATCTTTTCGGTCCTTGCTATTATCTGCACATTAAGCGTTTTGGTTATTGCCTCTTATTTCAGATTTCCTTACTTAGATCGTCGCGCAAACTGGTTTACCAATGTGAAGCGCTTTGATATTCGCACACCGGCAGTTGCCAATGGTGTGAAAGCAACAACTGAGTCGATCTCTCATACGGGATGCCGATTATCCTTCGAGGAAACCAGTGAGTTTAAAAAAGGGGATATCTTAAAAGTTAAATTCCTAGAAATTTCACAGGCGGAAGCGGATGCCGAAGTCGTAGAAAGATTGGAATTCGGCGCCAGAGTCGAGTTTAGACAACTCAGCGCAGAGTTTAAACAAGACTTCGAGAGGTGGCTAAAGTCTAGAACTTAG